A portion of the Pedobacter cryoconitis genome contains these proteins:
- a CDS encoding acetyl-CoA hydrolase/transferase family protein: protein MSQPKYTSAADAVKYIQSGQRVFLHGSAATPVLLIKALQQRHAELKNVELVSISTLGDVDFNNPEWRGSFFFNSLFTSANTRSVVNSANGDYVPVFLSQIPKLFKEGFLPLDVAMVQVSPPDVHGYCSLGTSVDIARAAVDTAKHVIAQVNPNMPRTHGDGYLHSSKIDTFVWHESLLPEVDYSAKVSSAMVTIGQHIASLVEDGATLQLGIGGIPDQVLKNLGNHKNLGLHTEMLSDGVIPLIQNGVINNSMNKINRGKSITSFMIGTRKLYDFVNDNPSIRVMDISYANDTSVIRQNPKVTAINSAIELDLTGQICADSMGTFQYSGIGGQMDFIHGASLSPGGKPIIALPSITSKGISRIVPFLKEGAGVVTTRGHVHWVVTEYGKVNLFGKSLKQRARALIELAHPDHRENLERKCFERFETSFD from the coding sequence ATGAGCCAACCAAAATATACTAGTGCAGCAGATGCTGTGAAATACATCCAATCCGGACAGCGCGTCTTCCTTCACGGCAGTGCAGCAACACCGGTATTACTGATTAAAGCCCTTCAGCAGCGGCATGCTGAGCTTAAAAATGTAGAATTGGTTAGTATTTCAACCTTGGGTGATGTAGATTTCAACAATCCTGAATGGCGTGGAAGCTTCTTTTTCAATTCCTTATTTACCTCAGCGAATACCCGTTCTGTTGTGAATAGTGCCAACGGCGACTATGTTCCTGTCTTTTTAAGTCAGATCCCGAAGCTCTTTAAAGAAGGTTTTTTACCACTTGATGTGGCTATGGTACAAGTTTCGCCACCCGACGTACACGGTTATTGTTCGTTAGGAACTTCTGTAGACATTGCAAGGGCTGCTGTAGATACAGCGAAACATGTGATTGCTCAGGTTAACCCGAATATGCCGCGTACACACGGTGACGGTTATTTGCACAGCAGTAAAATAGACACCTTTGTATGGCATGAATCCTTGTTACCAGAGGTTGATTATTCAGCTAAAGTAAGCAGCGCTATGGTTACAATTGGTCAGCATATTGCCTCTTTAGTAGAAGATGGCGCGACCCTTCAACTTGGAATAGGTGGTATCCCTGACCAGGTTTTAAAGAATTTAGGCAACCATAAAAACCTGGGTTTGCATACAGAAATGTTGTCGGACGGTGTGATTCCGCTTATCCAAAATGGGGTCATCAACAACAGCATGAACAAGATTAACCGGGGTAAATCGATTACCTCATTTATGATAGGAACGCGTAAACTTTACGATTTTGTGAACGATAATCCGAGTATCAGGGTAATGGATATTTCCTATGCAAATGACACGAGCGTGATCCGTCAAAACCCAAAAGTTACCGCTATAAACTCTGCCATTGAACTTGATTTAACAGGTCAGATCTGCGCTGATTCGATGGGGACTTTTCAGTATTCAGGCATCGGCGGACAGATGGATTTTATCCATGGTGCGTCTCTGTCTCCAGGAGGAAAACCGATCATTGCCCTACCATCAATTACTTCAAAAGGGATTTCCAGAATTGTACCATTTTTAAAAGAAGGAGCAGGTGTAGTAACCACCCGCGGACATGTACATTGGGTGGTTACTGAGTACGGAAAAGTAAATCTTTTCGGGAAAAGTTTAAAGCAGCGTGCCCGGGCATTAATTGAGCTTGCACACCCGGATCACCGTGAAAACCTGGAAAGAAAATGCTTCGAAAGGTTCGAAACTTCTTTCGATTAG
- a CDS encoding heavy-metal-associated domain-containing protein, whose translation METLKFKTNIKCGGCIATVTPHLNAIDGLEQWKVDTDVADKVLTVTGEAEHLQKEIEETLKKAGFQGELI comes from the coding sequence ATGGAAACGCTGAAATTTAAAACGAATATTAAATGCGGTGGATGTATTGCTACGGTAACTCCTCATTTAAATGCAATAGATGGTCTTGAGCAGTGGAAGGTGGATACCGATGTAGCTGATAAAGTTCTGACCGTAACTGGTGAGGCTGAGCACTTGCAGAAAGAAATAGAAGAGACTTTAAAAAAAGCCGGCTTCCAGGGGGAGTTAATCTGA
- a CDS encoding aminotransferase class V-fold PLP-dependent enzyme has translation MDLNTIRKETRGCTDKIFLNSAGSSLVSDAVFDQVINILTEEAQIGGYALAYANQQGVDEFYIETAKLLNCAPENISFQNSATDAYAKAISSIEFKAGDVILTTDDDYISNQISFLSLKKRFGIEIIRAGNLANGDLDLVAFEELVKQHQPKLVALTHIPTSSGLVQAAAEVGAICRKYNCWYLVDACQSVGQLVVDVKEIGCDFLAATGRKFLRGPRGTGFLFVADRALEAGLAPLVIDMIGGDWSSVDHYTLQPTAKRFEFWESSLAGRLGLKEAVKYANQLGMANIEKYNTDLMSHFRNQLKTVKGLNLQDWGSKVSNILTFTMDHHTTEEIAAHLRTHDVYFSIAFAGSAMIDFPKKNIESAIRLSPHYFNTAEELEKVVAILDF, from the coding sequence ATGGATTTAAACACAATCAGAAAAGAAACCAGAGGTTGTACAGATAAAATTTTCCTGAACAGCGCAGGCTCTTCATTAGTATCTGACGCTGTATTTGATCAAGTGATAAACATCCTTACTGAAGAAGCACAGATTGGCGGATATGCGCTTGCCTATGCAAACCAGCAGGGGGTAGATGAATTCTACATAGAAACAGCTAAACTGCTCAACTGCGCTCCTGAGAATATATCGTTTCAGAACAGTGCTACAGATGCCTATGCAAAGGCCATTTCGTCCATTGAATTTAAAGCCGGAGACGTTATTTTAACTACAGATGATGATTATATTTCCAATCAAATATCCTTTCTTTCCCTGAAGAAGCGGTTTGGAATTGAGATTATCAGAGCAGGTAACCTGGCAAATGGAGACCTTGATTTAGTCGCATTTGAAGAATTAGTTAAGCAACATCAGCCAAAATTAGTTGCGCTTACGCATATTCCAACCAGTTCGGGCCTGGTACAGGCAGCAGCAGAAGTTGGAGCAATTTGCCGGAAATATAATTGCTGGTACCTGGTTGATGCTTGCCAGTCTGTAGGGCAACTTGTGGTGGATGTAAAAGAAATAGGATGTGATTTCCTGGCAGCTACTGGAAGAAAATTCCTGCGCGGACCACGTGGTACCGGGTTTCTTTTTGTAGCTGACCGTGCGCTTGAAGCTGGTTTAGCTCCGTTGGTTATTGATATGATTGGCGGGGACTGGAGTTCGGTTGATCATTATACCTTACAGCCTACTGCTAAACGCTTTGAATTCTGGGAGTCTTCACTTGCTGGCAGATTAGGACTTAAAGAGGCTGTGAAATATGCCAATCAGTTAGGAATGGCAAATATTGAAAAATACAATACAGATTTGATGTCTCATTTCAGGAATCAGCTAAAAACAGTGAAAGGGCTGAATTTGCAGGATTGGGGATCAAAGGTCAGTAATATCCTCACTTTTACGATGGATCATCATACGACTGAGGAAATTGCAGCGCACCTGCGTACGCATGATGTTTATTTTTCTATAGCATTTGCAGGATCTGCAATGATTGATTTTCCGAAGAAAAATATTGAAAGTGCGATCCGTCTTTCGCCTCATTATTTCAATACTGCAGAAGAATTGGAAAAAGTTGTCGCCATTTTGGATTTTTAA
- the lpdA gene encoding dihydrolipoyl dehydrogenase: MKEFDAIVIGAGQAGVPLAKKLADAGWKTALIEKRMVGGTCINDGCTPTKAMVASARLAYQAGRSKDLGIDIAAYEINFKAIMARKSAIVTQFREGSIKGVEKTKNLTLIYGEAKFQDDHTVYVNERDGNFENYTAKHIFINTGASPRIPDIEGVKAIKYLTSTTILELKEVPEHLLIVGGGYIGLEFGQMFKRFGSKITIMEQGVQLMPKEDNDVCEVMSELFKEEGMDILTEAKVVKFETIADDKIKVTLDLKGEKKTIACSHVLLASGRNPQTTALGLENTTIECDPHGFVKVNEFLETKAPNIYALGDVKGGPAFTHISYNDYIVVTKNLLEGTKMSIKDRMIPYCMFTDPQLGRIGLTETQAAAQGIDYLVAKIPMRNVARAIENAETRGFMKAVVDKKTKQILGATIIGEQGGEIMSVLQMAMMGKITYEEIRFAIFAHPLYAESLNNLFMSIA; this comes from the coding sequence ATGAAGGAATTTGACGCAATAGTAATCGGTGCAGGTCAGGCTGGCGTGCCCCTGGCTAAGAAATTAGCAGATGCAGGCTGGAAAACTGCATTGATAGAGAAAAGAATGGTTGGCGGTACCTGTATCAATGATGGGTGTACGCCAACTAAAGCTATGGTTGCCTCTGCCAGACTAGCTTATCAGGCTGGCAGGAGCAAAGACCTGGGGATTGATATAGCTGCTTATGAAATCAATTTCAAAGCAATTATGGCCCGTAAATCAGCTATTGTAACTCAATTCCGTGAAGGTTCAATTAAAGGAGTCGAAAAGACGAAGAACCTGACTTTAATTTATGGGGAAGCTAAGTTTCAGGATGACCATACGGTATATGTGAATGAAAGAGACGGTAATTTCGAGAATTATACGGCTAAACATATCTTTATTAACACTGGTGCGAGTCCCCGGATCCCGGATATAGAAGGTGTTAAAGCTATTAAATACCTCACTTCAACTACTATTCTTGAACTTAAAGAAGTTCCCGAACATTTGCTTATCGTTGGAGGTGGTTATATCGGGCTGGAATTTGGTCAGATGTTTAAGCGTTTTGGTTCCAAAATTACAATAATGGAGCAAGGGGTGCAGCTAATGCCAAAAGAAGATAACGATGTTTGTGAAGTCATGAGCGAGCTCTTCAAAGAGGAAGGCATGGACATTTTAACAGAAGCTAAAGTTGTTAAGTTTGAAACCATCGCTGATGATAAAATTAAGGTTACCCTGGACTTAAAAGGCGAAAAAAAGACTATTGCCTGTAGCCATGTATTGCTTGCATCGGGCAGAAACCCTCAGACAACGGCTTTAGGACTGGAAAATACCACTATAGAATGCGATCCGCATGGATTTGTTAAAGTGAACGAGTTCCTGGAAACTAAAGCGCCAAATATATACGCATTGGGAGACGTAAAAGGTGGTCCCGCCTTTACACATATTTCATATAATGATTATATTGTAGTCACCAAAAATCTTTTGGAAGGAACCAAAATGAGTATTAAAGACCGTATGATACCCTATTGTATGTTTACTGATCCTCAACTGGGCCGTATTGGTCTGACAGAAACGCAAGCTGCAGCGCAGGGAATCGATTATCTGGTTGCTAAAATTCCAATGCGAAATGTAGCCAGGGCGATTGAAAATGCTGAAACCAGAGGTTTCATGAAGGCTGTAGTTGATAAAAAAACTAAACAGATTCTCGGCGCAACAATCATAGGTGAACAAGGAGGAGAGATTATGTCTGTTTTGCAAATGGCGATGATGGGAAAGATCACTTATGAAGAAATAAGATTTGCCATTTTTGCACATCCACTATACGCTGAATCCCTCAATAACCTATTTATGTCAATCGCTTAA
- a CDS encoding RNA polymerase sigma-70 factor, protein MDLTYPVSYTAPIIYDDAAFEQLFKAHYKALHVYVNTMIRDEEMAEEIVQNRFMKFWEKRELLDIQTSVKAYLYKCVHNDTLNFLKHEKVKIRHQNFTMHSTVESEPASHRVELNELASRIQGAMEDLPEQCRLIFHMSRFEELKYREIADQLGLSIKTVETQMGKALRILRLKLVDFLVLLLLGVLFYKDFLN, encoded by the coding sequence GTGGATTTAACCTACCCTGTGAGCTATACCGCACCTATAATTTACGACGACGCAGCTTTTGAACAGCTGTTTAAAGCACACTACAAGGCATTACATGTCTATGTGAACACCATGATCCGTGATGAGGAAATGGCAGAAGAAATAGTACAGAACAGATTTATGAAATTCTGGGAAAAACGGGAACTGCTGGATATACAAACTTCTGTTAAAGCCTATTTATACAAATGCGTTCACAATGACACTTTGAATTTTCTGAAGCATGAAAAAGTAAAAATCCGCCATCAGAATTTCACGATGCATTCCACTGTCGAAAGTGAACCCGCCTCACACCGGGTAGAATTAAATGAACTAGCATCCAGGATACAAGGAGCTATGGAAGATTTACCCGAACAATGCCGGCTTATATTTCACATGAGCAGGTTTGAAGAGTTAAAATACAGAGAAATCGCAGACCAGCTGGGGCTCTCTATTAAAACCGTAGAAACCCAGATGGGCAAAGCATTAAGGATATTGCGTTTAAAACTGGTCGATTTTTTAGTTCTCCTTTTACTGGGAGTATTGTTTTACAAGGATTTTTTGAATTAA
- a CDS encoding heavy metal translocating P-type ATPase: protein MSDLKNIQTISLPVIGMTCAGCASSVQSMIEAQDGVQSAEVNYATQQVKVSYEPDKIMPEQFQAAVQSVGYDLILDALNGKEKQEEVQQQNYSALKRKTILAGLLTLPVVIIGMFLMDIPYANYYMLALTTPVLFVFGKNFFINAYKQAQHGRANMDSLVALSTGISYLFSVFNTFFADFWHAKGIHPHVYYEAAAVVIVFIMLGKLLEENAKSNTSSAIKKLIGLQPKTVMLVTEDGEQEIAVSAVKAGDRLLVKPGDKIPVDGVLDEGHSYVDESMISGEPVAVLKEAGAQVFAGTINQKGSFKFRAEKVGAETLLAQIIKLVQDAQGSKAPVQKLVDKIAGIFVPIVLFIAVCTLGVWLLFGGEYKLSQGLMAMVTVLVIACPCALGLATPTAIMVGIGKGAEHGILIKDAEALESGYKVDTVILDKTGTITEGKPLVTGIEWVDNEVSDQGKMLSVFLAVEQQSEHPLAEAVVSYIKGTGVKGASITDFKSLTGKGVEAVFKGETYFAGSHKILTEAHGELPGKIKETVHQFQQEAKTVIFFTSIKKVIAVIAISDQIKTGSKQAVEELQAQGITVYMLTGDNAFTAAAIAKQAGILNYKADVLPSEKADFVKSLQQEGKIVAMIGDGINDSQALAQADLSIAMGRGSDIAIDVAKLTLISSDLRQVSKALKLSKATVRTIRQNLFWAFIYNLIGIPLAAGILYPLNGFLLNPMIAGAAMALSSVSVVGNSLRLKLTKLN from the coding sequence ATGTCAGATTTAAAGAACATACAAACCATTTCTCTCCCCGTAATAGGTATGACCTGTGCGGGTTGTGCTTCCAGTGTACAGTCTATGATTGAGGCTCAGGATGGTGTTCAAAGTGCCGAGGTAAATTATGCGACACAACAGGTAAAGGTCAGTTATGAGCCGGATAAAATTATGCCAGAACAGTTTCAGGCAGCAGTACAGTCAGTGGGGTACGATTTAATCCTGGATGCGCTGAATGGTAAGGAAAAGCAGGAAGAGGTGCAACAGCAGAATTACAGTGCTTTGAAAAGAAAGACTATTCTGGCTGGATTACTGACATTACCGGTAGTGATTATCGGAATGTTTTTAATGGATATCCCGTATGCGAATTATTATATGCTCGCTTTAACGACTCCGGTTTTGTTTGTGTTTGGAAAGAATTTTTTTATCAATGCTTATAAACAGGCACAGCATGGCCGGGCAAATATGGATAGCCTGGTTGCATTGAGTACGGGTATTTCTTACCTTTTTAGTGTGTTTAATACCTTCTTTGCCGACTTCTGGCATGCTAAAGGGATTCATCCTCATGTGTATTATGAGGCGGCAGCTGTAGTGATTGTTTTTATCATGTTGGGTAAGCTATTGGAAGAGAATGCAAAATCAAACACTTCTTCTGCAATTAAAAAGCTGATTGGGTTACAGCCAAAAACGGTGATGCTGGTTACTGAAGATGGGGAGCAGGAAATAGCGGTGTCGGCAGTTAAGGCAGGCGACCGGTTATTGGTAAAGCCTGGAGATAAAATTCCGGTGGATGGTGTGCTGGATGAAGGTCATTCGTATGTGGATGAAAGTATGATCAGCGGAGAGCCTGTAGCGGTATTGAAGGAGGCGGGTGCGCAGGTTTTTGCAGGGACGATCAATCAGAAAGGAAGTTTTAAATTCCGTGCGGAGAAAGTTGGTGCGGAAACTTTATTAGCACAGATCATTAAGTTGGTTCAGGATGCGCAGGGATCAAAAGCGCCAGTTCAGAAATTAGTGGATAAGATCGCTGGTATATTTGTGCCGATAGTTCTTTTTATCGCGGTTTGTACTTTAGGAGTATGGTTGCTGTTTGGTGGGGAATATAAATTGAGCCAGGGATTGATGGCTATGGTTACGGTATTGGTGATCGCTTGTCCCTGTGCTTTAGGACTGGCTACGCCGACGGCAATTATGGTCGGGATTGGTAAGGGAGCTGAGCATGGGATACTGATTAAAGACGCAGAAGCACTGGAATCGGGCTATAAAGTCGATACAGTCATTTTAGATAAAACTGGTACAATTACTGAAGGTAAGCCTTTAGTTACAGGCATTGAATGGGTTGATAATGAGGTTTCAGATCAGGGTAAAATGTTAAGTGTTTTCCTGGCAGTGGAGCAGCAGTCTGAACATCCGCTGGCCGAAGCTGTAGTGAGTTATATCAAAGGGACAGGTGTTAAAGGCGCTTCGATTACTGATTTTAAAAGTTTGACGGGAAAAGGAGTAGAGGCTGTTTTTAAGGGGGAAACCTATTTTGCAGGAAGCCATAAGATTTTAACTGAAGCCCATGGAGAATTGCCCGGAAAAATAAAAGAGACCGTTCATCAGTTTCAGCAGGAAGCTAAGACGGTGATCTTTTTTACCAGTATTAAAAAAGTGATTGCAGTGATTGCAATTTCCGATCAAATTAAGACGGGCTCAAAGCAGGCCGTAGAAGAGCTGCAGGCGCAAGGGATAACAGTTTATATGCTGACGGGAGATAATGCCTTTACAGCGGCTGCGATTGCGAAACAGGCCGGTATATTAAACTATAAGGCAGACGTACTTCCGTCAGAAAAAGCAGATTTTGTCAAAAGTCTGCAACAGGAGGGCAAAATCGTTGCGATGATAGGCGATGGAATTAATGATAGCCAGGCGCTGGCTCAGGCAGATCTTTCGATTGCAATGGGCAGGGGATCTGATATCGCCATTGATGTAGCGAAGCTGACTTTAATCTCTTCTGATTTAAGGCAGGTTTCTAAGGCCCTGAAGCTCTCAAAAGCTACAGTAAGAACAATACGCCAGAATTTATTCTGGGCGTTTATATACAACCTGATTGGGATTCCTTTGGCTGCGGGGATATTATATCCGTTAAACGGTTTCCTGCTGAATCCGATGATCGCAGGGGCAGCTATGGCCTTAAGCTCAGTTTCTGTAGTAGGAAACAGCCTCAGGTTGAAATTGACTAAATTAAACTAA
- a CDS encoding FecR domain-containing protein, translating into MSDRDELLIKHLLDEASTEENTEVLQWIAEDPANQEYYNQFKKIWDTSKVLEPKSTIDEEQAWKNFKAKVAPPNQQEAKVVPLRYKYGWLKIAAIFLIAAGLWSTYRIFSGADYISVGAGKEVLVKTLPDGSTITMNRNSLLSFASNFTDHRAIRMQKGEIFFKVTPNKEKPFIIDVEKVKIKVVGTSFNVKYLNEQTEVIVETGIVKVSISGADVELHKGEKVIVKNGTTELKKEINTDQLYTFYRNKTLILNNTPLSKVIETLNDAYQVNIVIEDPQIKNLLLTTTFPEDSLDHILQTICETFNIKQVHSEGKILLVNKS; encoded by the coding sequence ATGAGCGATAGAGATGAACTTTTAATAAAACATTTATTAGACGAAGCTAGTACAGAAGAAAACACTGAAGTACTGCAATGGATAGCTGAAGATCCGGCTAATCAAGAATATTACAACCAATTTAAAAAGATTTGGGATACAAGTAAAGTACTGGAACCAAAAAGCACCATAGACGAAGAACAGGCCTGGAAGAATTTTAAAGCTAAAGTAGCCCCTCCAAATCAACAGGAAGCTAAAGTTGTTCCATTGCGTTATAAATATGGATGGCTTAAAATTGCAGCTATATTTCTCATAGCCGCAGGTCTGTGGAGTACCTACCGCATTTTTAGCGGTGCAGATTATATTTCGGTTGGTGCCGGAAAAGAAGTCTTGGTCAAAACACTTCCCGACGGATCAACCATCACGATGAATAGAAACTCTTTACTAAGTTTTGCCAGTAATTTCACCGATCACCGGGCAATTCGGATGCAAAAAGGAGAAATATTCTTCAAGGTGACACCAAATAAAGAGAAACCATTTATTATCGACGTAGAGAAAGTAAAAATAAAAGTGGTCGGCACTTCTTTCAATGTGAAATATCTGAACGAACAAACAGAAGTTATCGTAGAAACAGGAATCGTTAAGGTGAGCATCAGCGGTGCTGATGTTGAACTGCACAAAGGAGAGAAAGTGATTGTTAAAAACGGCACTACTGAATTGAAAAAAGAGATTAATACCGATCAGCTTTACACTTTCTACCGGAACAAAACGCTAATCCTGAACAATACGCCGCTGTCAAAAGTTATAGAAACATTAAATGACGCTTACCAGGTAAATATTGTTATTGAAGATCCGCAAATCAAAAACCTGCTATTGACCACTACTTTTCCAGAAGATTCACTAGACCATATTTTACAGACTATCTGTGAAACCTTTAATATTAAACAAGTACACAGCGAGGGCAAAATCCTGTTGGTAAACAAATCATAA
- a CDS encoding helix-turn-helix domain-containing protein, whose protein sequence is MQLHIKNMVCDRCILIVRQQLENLGFCVDEISLGRVTVSPEPDPAKLQDISAAFQVLGFELIDKDKDQLVEQVKTQVIELVHYSDLFKLKQSLMSVIAEKLNKEYVYLSRLFSDVEGITIEKYIIQQKVTRVKELLEYGELNLNEIAYQMGYSSSAHLSTQFKAVTGVTPSKYKAQPSGNRKPLDQIN, encoded by the coding sequence ATGCAGCTGCACATTAAAAATATGGTCTGCGACCGGTGTATTCTGATCGTCAGACAGCAGCTGGAAAATCTTGGCTTCTGTGTGGATGAGATTTCATTGGGAAGAGTGACTGTTTCGCCGGAGCCAGATCCGGCGAAACTACAGGACATCTCAGCGGCTTTCCAGGTATTGGGCTTTGAGTTGATTGACAAAGATAAAGATCAGCTCGTGGAGCAGGTAAAGACGCAGGTGATTGAGCTGGTACATTACTCGGATCTATTTAAATTGAAGCAGAGTCTGATGAGCGTAATTGCAGAGAAATTAAATAAGGAATATGTTTACCTCAGCAGGCTGTTTTCTGATGTGGAAGGGATCACAATTGAAAAATATATTATTCAGCAAAAGGTGACAAGAGTTAAGGAATTGCTGGAGTATGGTGAGCTCAATCTCAATGAGATTGCTTACCAGATGGGCTACAGTAGCAGCGCTCATTTGTCTACACAATTCAAAGCTGTAACCGGGGTTACACCGAGTAAATATAAGGCTCAGCCAAGCGGTAACCGGAAACCTTTAGATCAAATCAACTAA
- a CDS encoding STN and carboxypeptidase regulatory-like domain-containing protein produces MNRKLLLLCFLSVITCKIYAQQDAENLSRRVTIKVKNQKIAEVLTQISTSGNFYFSYQGNLFNTDSLVNLSVQNTPVRTILDQLFRGKIDYKENGQHIILRSANFHLTIEPDNITTAERLYLISGYVIDTKTGAKVKQASVYEKRLLQSTLTNDDGYFKLRFKGDYNEVILTASKEAYRDTTLIFLSNITIKPQGYEDTSSARKSRVSNLVENMGIGRFFVSSKQRFQSLNLSGFLANSPFQASLTPGLSSHGMMSSQVINKASFNILGGYSAGLDGIEMAGLFNMDKTDVSMIQIAGLFNIVGGSVKGVQMAGAVNSVIGNVDAMQVAGLVNYVRGNTSGLQMAGLSNHTRKDFNGLQMAGAGNISNGTLKGVQIAGLFNYAKTVKGVQFGLVNVADTSSGYSIGLINIVKKNGYHKISLSGNELINANLSLKTGTKKLYTILMAGRNLSDTAKISSFGFGFGHEIQLNPKLAIGVEYLSQFISTGKWSETSNLNKLQLHLQYKIANGLAIFGGPSYSIYGTDYPQGSGVKGFKQQVPPSYAHAFNNTTSGWLGWNIGITLF; encoded by the coding sequence ATGAACAGGAAATTACTTTTACTGTGCTTCTTATCGGTCATCACCTGTAAAATCTATGCACAGCAGGACGCTGAAAACTTATCCAGACGCGTCACCATCAAGGTGAAAAATCAAAAAATTGCCGAAGTACTCACTCAAATCAGTACTTCCGGCAATTTTTACTTTTCCTACCAGGGTAACTTATTCAACACCGATAGCCTTGTTAACCTTTCCGTCCAAAATACCCCGGTAAGAACCATTCTTGACCAGTTATTCAGAGGCAAAATAGATTATAAAGAAAACGGACAGCACATAATTCTGCGTTCAGCAAATTTCCATCTCACCATAGAACCTGACAATATCACTACTGCCGAACGTTTATACCTGATTAGTGGATATGTGATCGACACTAAAACAGGTGCCAAAGTTAAACAGGCCAGTGTCTACGAAAAAAGATTGCTTCAATCTACCTTAACCAATGACGATGGATATTTTAAACTCCGTTTCAAGGGTGATTACAATGAAGTGATCCTCACGGCAAGTAAAGAGGCCTACCGTGATACTACGCTGATCTTTCTCTCTAATATTACGATCAAACCCCAGGGTTATGAAGACACGTCTTCGGCACGTAAAAGCAGAGTCAGCAACCTGGTAGAAAACATGGGAATCGGAAGATTCTTCGTGTCTTCCAAACAAAGGTTCCAAAGTTTGAACCTCTCAGGTTTTCTGGCGAACAGTCCGTTTCAAGCCTCTCTTACGCCTGGCTTAAGTTCACATGGAATGATGAGTTCACAAGTCATCAATAAAGCCTCCTTCAATATTTTAGGAGGCTATTCAGCAGGACTGGATGGTATTGAAATGGCAGGTTTATTCAATATGGATAAAACAGATGTAAGTATGATACAAATTGCAGGTCTGTTTAATATTGTCGGCGGGTCTGTAAAAGGCGTACAAATGGCAGGAGCCGTAAACTCAGTTATCGGAAACGTTGATGCGATGCAAGTAGCAGGTCTGGTCAATTATGTCAGAGGAAATACTTCTGGTCTTCAAATGGCCGGTTTATCTAACCATACCCGCAAAGATTTTAATGGACTACAAATGGCCGGCGCAGGGAACATTAGTAACGGGACTTTGAAAGGTGTACAGATTGCCGGATTATTTAATTATGCCAAAACCGTGAAAGGCGTACAGTTTGGATTGGTAAATGTTGCTGACACCTCTTCAGGTTATAGCATCGGTTTGATCAACATCGTTAAAAAGAATGGCTATCACAAAATCAGTTTGTCCGGTAATGAACTCATTAATGCAAATTTAAGCCTTAAAACGGGAACTAAAAAACTCTATACAATCCTGATGGCCGGTAGAAATCTCTCAGATACTGCGAAAATTTCTTCTTTCGGTTTTGGGTTCGGACATGAAATACAGCTGAACCCAAAATTAGCCATTGGAGTTGAATATCTCTCTCAATTTATTTCTACAGGTAAATGGTCTGAGACTTCCAATCTTAATAAGCTACAGCTACACTTACAATATAAAATAGCGAATGGACTAGCTATTTTTGGTGGCCCCTCCTATTCTATTTATGGCACAGATTACCCACAAGGTTCTGGTGTAAAAGGCTTTAAACAGCAAGTACCGCCCAGTTATGCGCATGCATTCAATAACACAACCAGTGGCTGGTTAGGATGGAATATAGGAATTACCTTATTTTAA
- a CDS encoding DUF4833 domain-containing protein yields MASLRKALKTTQFLLLVLLAMVNPLSAQPADEKKHPRIENLLFFVQKNPDANTVIYELNLNKDGTICTQAPVKVSWIKYAEDGKREELSNIEKKYVYGVQSQDLGNDEYKIHLMAYTKLPLYLKRSQTDNKYKIYIKDEDTHYLLKRAFIKLDSCSFWYPKVQYIDLVAVDTANGREILRRINIRSEAEF; encoded by the coding sequence ATGGCCTCACTCCGCAAAGCCCTTAAAACTACTCAATTCCTATTACTGGTTCTGCTGGCGATGGTCAATCCCTTAAGTGCACAGCCAGCCGATGAAAAAAAGCATCCCCGAATAGAGAATCTATTATTCTTCGTCCAGAAAAACCCGGATGCCAATACGGTAATCTACGAATTGAACCTTAACAAAGACGGTACAATTTGCACACAGGCTCCGGTTAAAGTTTCCTGGATCAAATATGCTGAAGACGGAAAACGAGAAGAACTCAGCAACATAGAAAAGAAATACGTTTATGGTGTGCAAAGCCAAGACCTGGGAAATGATGAATATAAAATCCATTTAATGGCCTACACTAAATTACCTTTATACCTGAAGCGCTCTCAAACCGATAACAAGTACAAAATCTATATCAAAGATGAAGACACCCACTATTTACTAAAAAGAGCATTTATCAAACTCGACAGCTGCTCCTTCTGGTATCCAAAAGTACAATACATTGATTTGGTTGCCGTAGATACAGCAAATGGAAGGGAGATTTTACGAAGAATTAATATCAGATCAGAAGCAGAATTCTAA